From the Roseateles sp. XES5 genome, one window contains:
- a CDS encoding type II secretion system F family protein, with protein MVAMLTDPAILLPAFVMIAVLATFYTLAAPYFDRGDLDKRMKAVALEREQMRARERARLNAEAVQSKASLRAQHNTSVRQVVERLNLREALVDANTMNRLRQAGHRSQNALNIFLFARFVLPFVFMALAAFYIFYLGFLGDKPLPMRILATIAAAYLGFYAPNIFISNQVNKRQKSIRRAWPDALDLMLICVESGISIEVAFKRVADEIAMASSELAEELVLTTAELSFLQERRQAYENLGSRIGLDTVRSVMQALIQAERYGTPLAQALRVLAQECRDQRMNEAEKKAAALPPKLTVPMILFFLPVLIAVILGPAGIQVADTF; from the coding sequence ATGGTCGCCATGCTTACCGATCCCGCCATCCTGCTTCCGGCTTTCGTCATGATCGCGGTGCTGGCGACCTTCTATACGCTGGCGGCGCCCTATTTCGACCGCGGCGACCTGGACAAGCGCATGAAGGCCGTGGCGCTGGAACGCGAGCAGATGCGTGCGCGCGAACGCGCCCGTCTCAATGCCGAAGCCGTGCAGAGCAAGGCCTCGTTGCGCGCCCAGCACAACACCTCCGTCCGCCAGGTGGTCGAACGGCTGAACCTGCGCGAGGCGCTGGTCGACGCCAACACGATGAACCGCCTGCGGCAGGCCGGCCACCGTTCGCAGAACGCGTTGAACATCTTCCTGTTCGCCCGCTTCGTCCTGCCCTTCGTGTTCATGGCGCTTGCCGCCTTCTACATCTTCTATCTCGGTTTCCTCGGCGACAAGCCGCTGCCGATGCGCATCCTCGCGACCATCGCGGCCGCCTATCTCGGCTTCTACGCGCCCAACATCTTCATCTCCAACCAGGTGAACAAGCGGCAGAAGTCGATCCGGCGGGCATGGCCGGATGCACTCGACCTCATGCTGATCTGCGTGGAATCGGGCATCTCCATAGAAGTCGCCTTCAAGCGCGTGGCGGACGAAATCGCCATGGCCTCCTCGGAGCTTGCCGAGGAACTGGTGCTCACCACCGCCGAACTCTCCTTCCTGCAGGAACGCCGGCAGGCCTATGAAAACCTTGGATCGCGCATCGGGCTCGATACGGTCCGCTCGGTGATGCAGGCGCTCATCCAGGCCGAACGCTACGGCACGCCGCTCGCCCAGGCGCTGCGCGTGCTGGCGCAGGAATGCCGCGACCAGCGCATGAACGAGGCGGAAAAGAAGGCGGCCGCCCTGCCGCCCAAGCTGACCGTGCCGATGATCCTGTTCTTCCTGCCGGTGCTGATCGCCGTCATCCTCGGCCCCGCCGGTATCCAGGTCGCCGATACGTTCTGA
- a CDS encoding tetratricopeptide repeat protein, with product MAASPLSLRSTLLRGAALLAIAVAVAGCAGKSNMTTGSIAKSSKPVGEMNANELRGAANSIGQAYEKNPRDPQVGMNYATVLRMNGRNDQALAVMQQVAISNPNNRDVLAAYGKAQAAAGQLEQALNTILRAQTPDRPDWRLKSAEGAILDQLGRSSDARQRYRQALDLQPNEPSILSNLGMSYVLARDLKTAETYLRSAASQPGADSSVRQNLALAVGLQGRFQEAETIARQELTAEQAEANVAYLRSMLAQQNAWKKLAADDSGNTN from the coding sequence ATGGCCGCCAGCCCTTTGTCACTTCGCTCGACGCTCCTGAGGGGTGCGGCACTCCTCGCCATCGCGGTTGCGGTGGCGGGCTGCGCCGGCAAGAGCAACATGACCACGGGCTCCATTGCCAAATCTTCCAAGCCGGTCGGCGAAATGAACGCCAACGAGCTGCGCGGCGCGGCCAACAGCATCGGCCAGGCCTATGAGAAGAATCCACGGGATCCGCAGGTCGGCATGAACTATGCCACGGTTCTGCGCATGAACGGGCGCAACGACCAGGCGCTCGCCGTGATGCAGCAGGTCGCCATCAGCAATCCCAACAACCGCGACGTGCTCGCCGCCTACGGCAAGGCGCAGGCCGCCGCCGGCCAGCTCGAGCAGGCGCTGAACACGATCCTGCGCGCCCAGACACCGGACAGGCCGGACTGGAGGCTGAAATCCGCCGAGGGCGCGATCCTCGATCAGCTCGGCCGCTCCAGCGACGCGCGCCAGCGCTATCGGCAAGCACTCGACCTCCAGCCGAACGAGCCTTCGATCCTCTCCAATCTCGGCATGTCCTATGTGCTCGCCCGCGACCTGAAGACGGCGGAAACCTACCTGCGCTCGGCCGCCAGCCAGCCCGGCGCCGACAGCAGCGTGCGCCAGAACCTCGCACTCGCCGTCGGCCTGCAGGGCCGCTTCCAGGAGGCCGAGACCATCGCCCGCCAGGAACTGACCGCCGAGCAGGCCGAAGCCAACGTCGCCTATCTGCGTTCCATGCTCGCCCAGCAGAATGCCTGGAAGAAGCTTGCGGCCGACGATAGCGGCAACACCAACTGA
- a CDS encoding type II secretion system F family protein produces MFGLDINLVAIFALAALSTAGLAYGVLFSRIEAQKKAESRVRRVQAAETDQGKAKAARDRMQELSKRRKSVQDSLKDLEKKQQEQTRRIATSLKARLIQAGLSITPAKFYIFSAIFGLFAFMLTLIGGGGLLVALGVAFITGAGLPRWFIGFLIKRRLNKFLEEFPNSLDVMVRSIKSGLPLTDALRLIAAEGQEPVKTEFRKVVESQQVGLSVPEACARMFTNIPLQEVNFFSIVIAIQSQAGGNLSEALGNLSRVLRERRKMRAKVSALSMEAKASACIIGALPFIVALLVYLTSPEYISVLFQDSRGHLILGASAIWMSIGIFVMRNMINFDI; encoded by the coding sequence ATGTTCGGACTGGATATCAACCTCGTGGCGATCTTTGCGCTGGCGGCGCTTTCCACCGCCGGCCTCGCCTATGGCGTGCTCTTCTCACGCATCGAGGCGCAGAAGAAGGCGGAAAGCCGCGTTCGCCGGGTGCAGGCCGCAGAGACCGACCAGGGCAAGGCCAAGGCTGCGCGCGACCGCATGCAGGAACTGTCCAAGCGCCGCAAGTCGGTCCAGGATTCTCTGAAAGACCTCGAAAAGAAGCAGCAGGAACAGACGCGGCGCATCGCCACGAGCCTGAAGGCGCGGCTCATCCAGGCGGGCCTGTCGATCACCCCGGCGAAGTTCTACATCTTCAGCGCGATCTTCGGTCTCTTCGCGTTCATGCTGACCCTCATCGGCGGCGGCGGATTGCTGGTCGCGCTGGGTGTTGCCTTCATCACCGGCGCCGGCCTGCCGCGCTGGTTCATCGGCTTCCTCATCAAGCGCCGCCTGAACAAGTTTCTCGAGGAGTTCCCGAATTCGCTCGACGTCATGGTGCGCTCCATCAAGTCCGGCCTGCCGCTGACGGACGCGCTTCGGCTGATCGCGGCCGAAGGGCAGGAGCCGGTGAAGACGGAATTCCGCAAGGTGGTGGAATCCCAGCAGGTCGGTCTCAGCGTTCCCGAGGCCTGCGCGCGCATGTTCACCAACATTCCGCTGCAGGAGGTCAACTTCTTCTCCATCGTCATCGCCATCCAGAGTCAGGCGGGCGGTAACCTGTCGGAAGCGCTCGGCAATCTTTCGCGCGTGCTGCGCGAGCGCCGCAAGATGCGCGCCAAGGTCAGCGCGCTGTCGATGGAGGCCAAGGCCTCCGCCTGCATCATCGGCGCCCTGCCGTTCATCGTGGCGCTGCTCGTCTACCTGACGTCGCCGGAATATATCAGCGTCCTGTTCCAGGATTCGCGCGGCCACCTCATCCTCGGCGCTTCCGCGATATGGATGTCCATCGGCATCTTCGTAATGCGCAACATGATCAACTTCGACATCTAG